In Effusibacillus pohliae DSM 22757, the DNA window TTGGATGATTTGCAGGAAGGGCAGTTTGTGCAAATGGGCCAGCGGATCGGAGAAATCGCACCTGTTCAAGCGGCAGACCGGTGACCCTCCGCACACCTGCAGGCCTGGGGTTCTTCGGAGCCCCTCTCAACGGGTCTGCCGCCTGTGGGACGGGCAATTCGTGACAGAGCAGTGGCCTTCACGGACCCGTCCAATTTACCCCATCTCATGTGGTGGTTTTAAAAGGTTCCCCTGCGGATCATTTCGATAAATTCTGTTTTCAACATTTGCAGCGCCCTTTTTTCTTCCATTTGTTCACCGCCTGCTGGCATACATTCAGCTCTTGGGCGACTTCTCTTTCGGTCATTCCGTCCAGGATCACCCGGCACACCACGTACCTCCCCTTAGGTTCCCGAATTTGATGGATCAGTTGCTCGACATGCAGCTTCTCAATCACCGCCTGATCAAAACTGCCGGTCGCCCACAGGGATTCGGCCGCCTGTAACAGCTCTCTGTTTTTTTGCGAACGCACCCTGTATTGAATCCGCCAAGCAATGCGCTTAAGTGAGTGGCGACACCGTTCCAAAGCCATCGCATCATCACTCGACATTTCGCATACCTCCCTCCAATTTCGCCAACCGGGTTCGGGTACGGATGTACTTTCAACAATTTGCACTTTGAACTCTTGTGAATGCTTCCGGTGACGAGACCCTTTTTTGGACATAAAAACACCCTCTATGTAGACAAGTTCTTCAGAGGATTTAATTTACCTGTCTACATAAAGGGTATCAGTTCAAAACAGAGGCCGATCGCGCTTTATCCAAACGATCTCGTATAGCGGTCCGCCACCTTCGAGGCGCCAAACGCGTTGGGTTTCACCTTCGCTGTGTAGCCGGAAGCTGTCACCCACCCGACGATCTCCTTGATCAGCGATTTGGTGGCGCCTTTTTCCCCGATATCGATATGAATCTCCAGGTGATCGCCGCAGATTTGCGGAATCTTTTTGGACAATTCCTGACACAACAGCAGGGAGTAAGACGTTTCCGTGAACATCCGTTGTTTCAAAGACCGGATTTCGCGGGAAGGTCTGCGATGAATGTAATAGCGGGCCCCCTTGCCGACACGGTGCACGATGATCGCTGTGACAAACATCGTAATGCCCCGGTCATATCGGTTTTGTGAATCGGAACCGATAATCACCTTGTACGCGTCATCAGGCCCGGTTCCCACGAACTCACAAATGTCTGCCACCACGTCGTCCAGCGTCAGCGTTCCTTTCGTCGGATTGAGGAACTGCACGCGACCACCGCCCTTTTCTATAGCATATTCGTTGCCATCGGTCAGGATGTGGGCTGTACCAAAGCTTTACACGACATTCGGTGCCTGATGCGCTTTTTTATTTATTTCGCCAACTGCCGATTGACTCCTGTC includes these proteins:
- a CDS encoding ribonuclease H-like YkuK family protein, producing MQFLNPTKGTLTLDDVVADICEFVGTGPDDAYKVIIGSDSQNRYDRGITMFVTAIIVHRVGKGARYYIHRRPSREIRSLKQRMFTETSYSLLLCQELSKKIPQICGDHLEIHIDIGEKGATKSLIKEIVGWVTASGYTAKVKPNAFGASKVADRYTRSFG